The proteins below come from a single bacterium genomic window:
- a CDS encoding sulfide/dihydroorotate dehydrogenase-like FAD/NAD-binding protein produces MYKILFTKELAKEIKLFVIDAPKVARSCQPGQFIILRIDKAGERIPLTIYDYDAQKGTVSIIFQEVGKTTKQLGKLKAGDYLQDFVGPLGKHIEVTGSHKRIFCVAGGVGVAPIYPKAKALNKSGTEITSIIGARTKDLVILEQEMNAISNQLYICTDDGSYGEQGFVTKVLERLLETQEKPDLVIAIGPLPMMKASCAVTKKFDVPTLVSLNTIMVDGTGMCGSCRVTVDGQTKFACVDGPTFDGHLVDFDELIQRQVRFVQEEKLALERYTSKCKCG; encoded by the coding sequence ATGTATAAGATATTATTTACCAAAGAGTTAGCAAAAGAGATAAAATTATTTGTTATTGATGCGCCCAAAGTAGCAAGGTCTTGCCAACCAGGGCAATTCATCATCTTGAGAATCGATAAGGCTGGTGAACGGATACCACTAACTATTTATGATTACGATGCACAAAAGGGAACGGTAAGTATTATTTTTCAGGAGGTAGGGAAGACAACCAAACAATTGGGCAAACTAAAGGCAGGGGATTATCTCCAGGATTTTGTAGGTCCTCTCGGGAAACATATCGAAGTAACTGGTTCACACAAAAGGATATTTTGTGTGGCTGGGGGTGTAGGTGTGGCACCTATCTATCCTAAAGCAAAGGCATTAAACAAATCTGGAACTGAAATTACCTCCATTATTGGTGCTCGAACTAAAGATTTAGTTATTTTAGAACAAGAAATGAATGCCATCAGTAATCAACTTTATATCTGCACCGATGATGGTTCGTATGGTGAACAGGGCTTTGTTACTAAGGTTTTAGAGAGATTATTGGAAACACAGGAAAAGCCAGATTTAGTCATTGCCATTGGTCCATTGCCGATGATGAAGGCAAGTTGTGCGGTAACTAAAAAATTTGATGTTCCGACATTAGTTAGTTTAAATACGATTATGGTTGATGGCACGGGGATGTGTGGTTCGTGTCGAGTTACCGTAGATGGGCAAACAAAGTTTGCCTGTGTTGATGGACCTACATTTGATGGGCATTTAGTTGATTTTGATGAGTTAATACAGAGACAGGTGAGGTTTGTGCAGGAAGAAAAATTAGCCTTAGAAAGATATACATCTAAATGTAAGTGCGGATAA
- the ubiE gene encoding bifunctional demethylmenaquinone methyltransferase/2-methoxy-6-polyprenyl-1,4-benzoquinol methylase UbiE: MSDKRQYYVQRLFSNIARDYDRLNQIISFGLHHKWRKFAISKALLKPTDLILDLCCGTGDCGICAAKENPQVKVIGIDFCDEMLEIGRKKIEKSGLEERIELKKQDISSLSFADNTFDVVTIGFGLRHLNIDEVFKEINRILKPGGRLITLDAGRPENILIKGGHKIYFYHVLPLLGKIFHGNKEPYSYLPQSLDLYLPDKEQLKVLMEKAGFVAVQYFDLSFGVATVHLGFKVNNDNRSGYSHRVTENTEGIYNHE, translated from the coding sequence ATGTCAGACAAAAGACAATATTATGTTCAAAGACTTTTTTCAAATATCGCCAGGGACTACGATAGGTTAAATCAAATAATCAGTTTTGGACTTCATCATAAATGGCGTAAATTCGCTATTTCAAAGGCATTACTAAAACCAACAGATTTAATCCTTGACCTCTGTTGCGGAACAGGGGATTGTGGTATTTGTGCGGCTAAAGAAAATCCTCAAGTGAAAGTAATTGGAATAGACTTTTGTGATGAGATGCTTGAAATTGGAAGAAAAAAGATTGAGAAAAGTGGACTAGAGGAGAGGATTGAACTGAAAAAGCAAGATATATCCTCTCTTTCGTTTGCAGACAATACCTTTGATGTTGTCACAATTGGCTTTGGATTGCGACATCTAAATATTGATGAGGTATTTAAGGAAATTAATCGGATACTGAAACCAGGTGGAAGATTAATTACCTTAGACGCAGGGAGACCAGAGAATATACTTATTAAAGGGGGACATAAAATCTATTTTTATCATGTCCTACCTTTATTGGGGAAAATATTTCATGGGAATAAAGAACCTTATAGTTATCTTCCCCAGTCTCTGGATTTATACCTGCCAGACAAAGAACAACTAAAGGTATTAATGGAAAAAGCGGGATTTGTGGCTGTCCAATATTTTGATTTGAGCTTTGGGGTGGCAACGGTGCATTTAGGATTTAAGGTCAATAATGATAACCGTTCAGGATATAGCCACAGAGTCACAGAGAACACAGAGGGAATATATAACCACGAATGA
- a CDS encoding 3-isopropylmalate dehydratase small subunit yields MILKGKGHKFGDDISTDLIAPGRYFHLRSNLQELAKHVMEDADPEFASKIKPGDFIVAGRNFGLGSSREHAPTIIKLAGISGVIAQSFARIFFRNAINVGLPVIECETKDITEGDELEVDLEKGCLINQTKGTTSYFSRLPEIMTNILQDGGLVDHVRKYGGFKLQ; encoded by the coding sequence ATGATACTAAAAGGTAAGGGACATAAATTTGGTGATGACATAAGCACAGATTTGATAGCTCCGGGTAGATATTTCCATTTGCGGTCTAATCTACAGGAATTGGCTAAACATGTGATGGAAGATGCAGACCCAGAATTTGCCTCGAAAATAAAACCTGGTGATTTTATTGTTGCCGGAAGGAATTTTGGACTGGGTTCAAGTAGAGAACACGCCCCAACCATTATTAAATTAGCCGGAATTAGTGGTGTCATTGCTCAATCTTTTGCTCGAATATTCTTCCGTAATGCAATTAATGTCGGACTACCAGTGATTGAATGTGAAACTAAAGATATAACTGAAGGGGATGAATTAGAGGTAGATTTAGAAAAAGGATGCCTGATTAATCAAACAAAAGGCACAACCTCTTATTTCTCCAGATTGCCAGAGATAATGACTAATATCTTGCAAGATGGCGGATTAGTTGACCATGTTCGTAAATATGGGGGTTTTAAATTACAGTAA
- a CDS encoding SpoIID/LytB domain-containing protein: MKKIFLILIILSLSKDLEAINLRIGLLNGETAVNISSTGYLELIDLATDEILLTTYGWKNGFIKLNQSRLEVKDVGIITGSIRVRPIVGANILVNGNKYRGEIEIGTGRDGIKVINVVDLEEYLYGVIKPEMTDKAPIEALKAQAIIARTFAIDNLKKHEEEGYNLCSKIHCQVYKGMDVESEKTINAVDSTQGQILTFEGDVASTFYHAWCGGITASAQSVWGQDIPYLQEVYDPFCRKSNKGWDVTFSLSEIKDILNRNGFNISNISSISASSNTNGGRVKEVIIKNGNGELTISSSKFRLIMGSDKIWSTIFTIRTNGDKVTFQGIGKGHGVGLCQQGAVSMAELGYNYKQILGFYYPGVFLSSIISEGE, translated from the coding sequence ATGAAAAAAATATTTTTAATATTAATCATATTAAGTTTAAGCAAAGATTTAGAAGCGATTAACCTTAGAATAGGACTGCTCAATGGTGAAACAGCAGTTAATATTAGTAGTACAGGTTATCTTGAGCTGATTGACCTGGCAACTGATGAAATACTATTAACTACCTATGGTTGGAAAAATGGTTTTATAAAACTTAATCAAAGTCGATTAGAGGTGAAAGATGTTGGAATAATAACTGGTTCTATTCGGGTAAGACCTATTGTTGGGGCAAATATCCTTGTAAATGGCAATAAATATCGCGGTGAAATAGAAATAGGAACAGGTAGGGATGGAATTAAGGTTATCAATGTTGTAGATTTAGAAGAATATCTTTATGGAGTGATAAAACCTGAGATGACAGATAAAGCGCCAATTGAGGCTTTAAAGGCTCAAGCCATCATTGCCAGAACATTTGCCATAGATAATCTTAAAAAACATGAAGAAGAAGGATATAATTTATGTTCAAAGATTCATTGCCAGGTATATAAAGGTATGGATGTCGAATCAGAAAAGACAATCAATGCGGTTGATTCCACTCAAGGACAAATATTAACCTTTGAAGGAGATGTCGCTTCCACATTTTATCATGCCTGGTGTGGAGGTATAACCGCAAGTGCACAGTCAGTTTGGGGACAAGATATTCCTTATTTACAAGAAGTTTATGACCCATTTTGTAGAAAATCTAATAAAGGATGGGATGTAACTTTCTCATTATCCGAAATTAAAGATATACTTAACCGCAATGGTTTTAATATTAGTAATATATCTTCTATTTCCGCAAGTTCTAACACCAATGGTGGGAGGGTAAAAGAAGTTATAATTAAAAATGGAAATGGAGAATTGACGATTTCAAGTTCTAAGTTTCGATTAATAATGGGTTCAGACAAAATATGGAGCACTATCTTTACCATCCGCACAAATGGGGACAAGGTTACTTTTCAAGGTATCGGTAAGGGACATGGAGTTGGACTCTGCCAACAAGGGGCAGTATCAATGGCAGAATTAGGATATAATTATAAACAAATTTTGGGGTTTTATTATCCAGGAGTTTTCCTAAGCTCAATTATTTCTGAAGGAGAATAA
- a CDS encoding DUF2905 domain-containing protein, with protein sequence MTGFAGKFLILTGIILIVVGGLFLLANKFPFIGKLPGDIFIKKEHFSFYFPVTTCILISIILSIIFWLFGRR encoded by the coding sequence ATGACAGGTTTCGCAGGTAAATTCTTAATCCTTACAGGTATTATTTTAATAGTAGTTGGTGGGCTATTTTTATTAGCCAATAAATTTCCGTTTATTGGCAAACTGCCAGGTGATATTTTTATAAAGAAAGAGCATTTTAGTTTTTATTTCCCTGTTACCACCTGTATTTTAATTAGTATAATTTTATCTATCATCTTTTGGCTATTTGGTCGGAGATAA
- the ligA gene encoding NAD-dependent DNA ligase LigA, which translates to MEDYRGQISKLKALIKYHDYKYYVEAAPEISDYKYDQLLKELIQLETAHPECITPDSPTQRVSGQPLEEFTSVRHRVPMLSLDNTYSIDELKEFHQRVVRWLNKQTIEYVTELKIDGVGVSLKYENGVFVQGLTRGDGEVGDDITLNLRTIRTIPLQLNKPINLEVRGEVYMDKVRFEQVNQERINRNEPPFANTRNATAGSLHLLDPKIVAQRYLNVFIHSLGIAEKEIFKTQSETLKEFENLGLVVCPHYKLCQGIEEVIDYCQEWEEKKDKLRYDVDGMVIKINYLEEQKKLSFTAKSPRWAVAFKFTPEQATTVLKEIIVQVGRTGALTPVAMLEPIKLAGVTISRATLHNEDEIKRKDIRIGDKVIVERSGEVIPKVIGVVKSEERGKIFEFPKNCPVCGAEVYRPEGEARSFCTGVNCPAQLKRRIEFFASRGCMDIEGLGTKVVEQLVEKGFLKELTDIYWLWQHREELESLEGWGEKSVDNLINNIELTKNKPLDRLINAIGIFHVGSQTSIALARRFGTMERLIAAGEDELLEIEDIGPKVSASIINFFNQPQTKNLISKLKEAGVNLCVSAPISTHPMPYEGKEFVITGSLKDWTRQEAEELIQKLGGKTSSSVTKKTSFLVVGEKPGSKLDKAKELGITQIPAQEFESELKKYSANSNR; encoded by the coding sequence ATGGAAGATTACAGGGGGCAAATTTCAAAGTTAAAGGCATTGATTAAATACCACGATTACAAGTATTATGTCGAGGCCGCCCCGGAAATATCCGATTACAAATATGACCAATTACTAAAAGAATTAATTCAATTAGAAACCGCACATCCAGAATGCATTACCCCAGATTCACCCACACAACGGGTAAGTGGACAACCATTGGAGGAATTTACCTCAGTTCGACATCGAGTGCCAATGCTAAGTCTGGATAATACCTATTCCATTGATGAATTAAAGGAATTTCATCAACGAGTAGTCAGATGGTTAAACAAACAAACAATAGAATATGTTACTGAATTAAAGATAGATGGCGTGGGTGTCTCTCTAAAGTATGAAAATGGTGTTTTTGTCCAGGGATTAACCCGAGGTGATGGTGAGGTAGGTGATGATATTACCCTTAATTTACGCACAATACGAACGATTCCATTACAATTAAATAAACCCATTAATCTGGAGGTTCGTGGAGAGGTATATATGGATAAGGTGCGGTTTGAACAGGTTAATCAAGAAAGAATTAATCGAAATGAGCCTCCATTTGCTAATACCCGCAATGCAACTGCTGGTTCTCTTCACCTCTTAGACCCAAAAATCGTTGCCCAAAGATACCTCAATGTCTTTATTCATTCCTTAGGAATTGCAGAAAAAGAAATCTTTAAAACTCAGTCTGAGACATTAAAGGAATTTGAAAATTTAGGATTAGTCGTTTGCCCTCATTATAAACTGTGTCAGGGGATAGAGGAGGTAATTGATTATTGCCAGGAATGGGAAGAGAAAAAAGATAAATTAAGGTATGATGTCGATGGGATGGTTATTAAGATAAACTATTTAGAGGAGCAAAAAAAACTAAGTTTTACTGCAAAAAGCCCAAGATGGGCTGTGGCATTCAAATTTACCCCAGAACAAGCCACAACAGTTTTAAAAGAGATTATCGTTCAAGTTGGAAGAACCGGAGCACTTACCCCGGTCGCAATGTTAGAGCCAATTAAATTAGCCGGCGTAACCATCAGTCGGGCAACACTCCACAATGAAGATGAGATTAAACGAAAGGATATCAGGATTGGAGATAAGGTTATCGTGGAACGAAGTGGTGAGGTAATTCCTAAGGTAATTGGTGTGGTTAAAAGTGAAGAGCGAGGTAAAATATTTGAATTCCCAAAAAATTGTCCGGTATGTGGGGCAGAGGTTTATCGACCAGAAGGAGAGGCAAGGAGTTTTTGCACTGGTGTGAATTGCCCGGCTCAACTTAAACGCCGTATTGAATTCTTTGCCTCACGAGGCTGTATGGATATCGAAGGATTAGGAACCAAAGTAGTAGAACAATTAGTAGAAAAAGGATTCCTTAAAGAATTAACCGATATTTATTGGCTCTGGCAACATCGAGAAGAATTGGAATCCCTTGAAGGCTGGGGTGAAAAATCCGTGGATAATTTGATTAATAATATCGAACTTACTAAAAACAAACCTCTGGATAGATTAATCAACGCCATTGGCATATTTCATGTTGGCTCACAAACTTCTATTGCTTTAGCCCGTAGATTTGGCACAATGGAAAGATTAATCGCCGCAGGTGAAGATGAGTTGTTAGAGATTGAAGACATAGGTCCTAAGGTAAGCGCAAGTATTATCAATTTCTTTAATCAACCTCAAACTAAAAATTTAATCTCGAAATTAAAGGAAGCAGGAGTAAATCTATGTGTGTCTGCACCTATCTCTACTCATCCAATGCCTTATGAAGGCAAGGAATTTGTTATTACGGGAAGTCTAAAAGATTGGACACGACAGGAAGCTGAAGAATTAATTCAAAAATTAGGCGGAAAAACATCCTCTTCAGTTACTAAAAAGACCTCCTTTTTAGTAGTCGGAGAAAAACCAGGCTCTAAACTGGATAAGGCAAAAGAATTAGGTATTACCCAAATCCCCGCGCAAGAGTTTGAGAGTGAATTGAAAAAATATAGTGCAAATAGTAATCGCTAA
- the thpR gene encoding RNA 2',3'-cyclic phosphodiesterase, which produces MIEVRTFVAISMSPQLKETLSKFQSELKKANADVKWVNPDGMHITLKFLGNCLIGQLESVYQMVLEATSDFKQFTLSLTSVGAFPSLSSPKVIWVGVDKGKEECIELSTRIDNNLLRLGFPIEQRESIPHLTLGRIKSPQRKDDLSKLISTLKPPDFGQMEVTKIEVMGSQLTPKGAIYTTLQELPLMKEG; this is translated from the coding sequence ATGATAGAAGTAAGAACTTTCGTGGCTATCTCAATGTCACCCCAACTTAAGGAGACATTAAGCAAGTTTCAATCAGAATTAAAAAAGGCTAATGCTGATGTTAAATGGGTAAATCCTGATGGTATGCATATCACCTTAAAATTTCTGGGCAATTGTCTTATTGGACAGTTAGAGTCGGTATATCAAATGGTTCTGGAGGCAACCTCGGATTTTAAGCAATTTACACTTTCCCTGACTTCAGTTGGGGCTTTTCCCAGTTTATCAAGCCCAAAGGTAATCTGGGTAGGCGTGGATAAAGGCAAAGAAGAATGTATAGAATTATCCACACGAATAGACAATAACTTACTTAGACTTGGATTTCCAATCGAACAAAGAGAATCTATTCCCCATTTAACATTAGGGAGGATAAAAAGTCCTCAAAGGAAAGATGATTTGTCTAAATTAATCTCTACCCTAAAACCTCCAGATTTTGGTCAGATGGAGGTGACTAAGATAGAGGTAATGGGGAGCCAATTGACGCCAAAAGGAGCAATCTACACCACATTGCAGGAATTACCGCTGATGAAAGAAGGATAG
- a CDS encoding nicotinamide-nucleotide amidohydrolase family protein, whose protein sequence is MKKMQEEVSKFRILKIIGLTQEEIKKALGGHIGESDSVKLNLVNNLDGSIDLEIKITAKVERMAQALLSAAEKEIRIKLQDNIYGVDGERLEEVVGYLLYLRKLSIAVAESCTGGLLSNKLTDVPGSSLYYRGGIVAYEKEIKINLLNIPREIIEKCGIVSREIATMMAKEIARLMKTDIGLGITGYAGPEGNEVGLAYIGLSINDNLNVKEFRFVGEREEIKEKAACAALDMVRRELLK, encoded by the coding sequence ATGAAAAAAATGCAAGAAGAAGTTAGTAAATTCAGGATTTTAAAAATAATTGGGTTAACCCAGGAAGAAATTAAGAAAGCATTAGGTGGCCACATCGGTGAAAGCGATAGTGTAAAATTGAATCTGGTGAATAATCTTGATGGAAGTATTGACCTCGAAATTAAGATTACGGCAAAAGTAGAGCGGATGGCACAAGCCTTACTTTCTGCCGCTGAAAAAGAAATCCGCATAAAATTACAGGATAATATCTATGGCGTAGATGGAGAGAGATTAGAGGAAGTAGTAGGTTATTTACTTTATCTAAGGAAACTTAGCATAGCCGTGGCTGAATCCTGCACCGGTGGATTACTTTCTAATAAACTTACGGATGTGCCGGGTAGTTCTCTTTATTATCGTGGTGGAATAGTCGCTTATGAGAAAGAAATAAAGATTAATCTTTTAAATATTCCCAGAGAGATAATTGAAAAATGCGGGATAGTTAGTCGGGAAATTGCCACGATGATGGCTAAAGAAATAGCCAGGTTGATGAAAACAGACATTGGTCTGGGAATAACTGGTTATGCAGGACCAGAAGGCAATGAGGTTGGTCTGGCATATATTGGTTTATCCATAAATGATAATTTGAATGTTAAGGAATTCAGGTTTGTTGGAGAACGAGAAGAAATCAAAGAAAAGGCTGCCTGTGCCGCCTTAGATATGGTCAGAAGGGAGTTATTAAAATGA
- a CDS encoding phosphatidylglycerophosphatase A, with protein sequence MNEILHTNEEIRKAKYKDSKVENAFNFAIKFIASGFFSGYSKFASGTLGTLLGGIPLYLLIYFLCHRFSNPDLWYFLLVIILTIISIWFCTKAEILFEEKDSKKIVLDEIIGYLFCMFLLPLHISFIVIGFVLFRAMDVLKPLGIRKLQNLQGGLGIMIDDCAAGILTCIILHFIKNILIVMR encoded by the coding sequence ATGAATGAGATTTTACATACAAATGAAGAAATAAGAAAGGCGAAATATAAAGACTCAAAGGTAGAAAATGCTTTTAATTTTGCGATTAAATTTATTGCCAGTGGCTTTTTTTCTGGATATTCTAAATTTGCTTCAGGCACGCTCGGCACACTTCTTGGAGGTATCCCACTTTATTTACTTATTTATTTCCTATGCCATCGTTTCTCTAATCCTGATTTGTGGTATTTTTTACTGGTTATAATCTTAACGATAATAAGCATCTGGTTCTGCACAAAGGCAGAAATTCTCTTTGAAGAAAAAGATTCAAAAAAAATCGTTTTAGATGAAATTATTGGTTATCTTTTTTGTATGTTTCTTCTCCCATTGCATATTTCTTTTATCGTGATAGGATTTGTGTTATTCCGGGCAATGGATGTCTTAAAACCACTGGGCATTCGTAAATTACAAAATCTTCAAGGTGGATTGGGAATAATGATAGATGATTGTGCCGCGGGGATATTGACTTGTATTATACTTCATTTTATAAAAAATATATTAATTGTAATGAGATAG